acagaaaggttCTGGATGAACAGCTGACAGAAACAAACTGTTGAGCTGCATCATCCTGATAAGAGGCTGGAGTTTAGTCATCCATATCTGTTTTTATcatattaaacaaaatgtttgcaGCAAAAAGAGACAACAGCATCGAGTTTCAACAGTCAGATCTTCACTAGCACACGGAGATCTGTTCTTTAAGATAAATAATATTTAGCCTTTTCGTTTTTTATCATCAcaactgcacacatttcttcCATCAGTAACACAGAGCTGTTGCCCCCCAGAGGCTACAGAAACCATTGCAGCCACAGTATGATCAGTTTTCATCCAACAGAATGTATATAATGACAGCGCCCCCCAGAGGTGAAAATATGGCAGAAATGGACACAACCAAAGTCTTAAAGTAGAACTCGTGAACCTATAACTACAACATGAGAAGTTTTGTGCACCAGATAGTCTGTGTTTAACCCTTGTTCGTCCTGccggtcaaaattgacccgttttaaagtttgaaaatgtggaggaaaaaatgtaatttcacagtgaaacttctgatgtccaaattttcaacatttttgggaaacctttgaacattttttggtggaaaaatgttcacagatttcccaaaaatcaaccaaaatccagtgaatttcgctggattttggttgatttttatgtgaatgttcttaaagaaaatattacaagttttactggtatatatggaatcatccatccatccagtatctatacactgcttgatcctcattagggtcgcgggggggctggagtctatcccagctgactcaggtgaaggcaggggacacctggacaggtaacagtccatcacagggctacatacagagacaaacaatcactctcacattcacacctacgggcaatttagaatgatcaattaacctcagcatgtttctggactggagtttgcatgttctccctgtgcatgcgtgggttttctccgggtactccggcttcctcccacagtccaaaaatatgctgaggttaattgattattctaaattgcctgtaggtgtgactgtgagagtgattgtttgtctctgtatgtagccctgtgacagactggtgacctgtctagggtgtcccctgccttcacctgagtcagctgggatagactccagcccccccatgaccctagtgaggattaagcggtgtatagataatggatggatggatggatatttctggactgtgggaggaagctggagaacctggagaaaaaccaaactccaagcagaaagatcctgggaaagccgggacacgaaccagaaATCTTCTccctgcaaggcgaaagtgctaagcgctacgccactgtgcagcataTATCtataatcattttagatatttttaggatttttttggaagatttttactcattttttgaaaatatttacaagaattttcttgccaaatttgggggatttttaaaaaaaaaaaaaacaacttttaagggaaacatttaagaaattattggaattttcttcctgaaggttttgcaaatttcctgaaatttggggaattttttacagaatttttggatttttttcagacaaggaaacaatattttttggtgcccgtaaataaggacaacaggagggttaagtcaTAATGTCAACCATGAGGACACTGCTGCTGTGTAACGGCAATAACATTTAGCAAGCTAACCAGTGGATAGTTTAATAAAATGAAGATGCTGTTTTCCTCAGACAGTGTAAAATTTGAAGAAAAGCCATGTGATGAATGGCATCAATTAACTGCAGGAGCTCAGTTCAGCCTCAAGATGGTGCTTACATCCCTTATGTTTCTGTTGCACTGTAGGATCCAACAGCGTCGACCCATTTAAATATAACAACCTTCTCCATTTCTCTTCATAATTAAACTGTAGGACGTTTTCTGAGCATTTTACACCAGAGTTATAGGAAATTAGTTGTGACGAAGTGCAgcagaaatcaccaaaaaagaTGCTCCTTATTTCAGTGTTTACAAACGTGTAATATCACACACATGTAACATGACGCTGTATGTAAGCAGCTTGATGTCGCATAACAACAacatcatgttttttgttttttttaaagtaattttttggcCTTCTGTTGGCTATATTCAATAGAGTAgtggagaggcagacaggaaagtagggagaagaaaagggccatgagctggaatcgaacccagacCGCTGCATCGGTTGGGGACTgttcatgggtcgcctgctcaacctGTTGAACTATCTGGACGCCTCAACATCACGTTTTGATGCAATTCATTGCCACTCACCTCCGCTCACTTCCTGAGAGGCGATGACGAATCCGAAGCCCTCCCCTGGCCGCCGCCTCAGCTCCACCTCCATCATCTTGGCTCCGCCTCCTCCTCTCCCATCCTTGGCGATGGCTCCCAGAGCTCCACCCCCTCTGGCTGAAGGAGGCCCGCCAGCACTCTCCTCTACACCCAGCAGGTCCCGTGGCTCTAAGGTCAACGTCACCGGAACTGAATCCAGGAAGCTGGTGCTCTGGATGAGGGCCGAGGCTGGGGGCCCGTTGGGTGACTGAGCAGGAGGGGCTCCTGGGATACAAGGAGTCATAGTGTTGCATCTTGGTTTTTAATGAGATGGAAGACTGCAGTTCTGTGATAGCTACATGAGGAGgctgttggcaagcagagagtaTTGTGGAGGTATAGTAAGCAATGGGCACCACAACAAAGACTGCTGTGGTAATTACTGACTTCTGGAGTCTGCTGGGATTTCAGTCATAGTGCTAAGTGACTGATGTAAACAGAACCAAACCCATGTGTCCATGGGTAAAAAATACTGTATCAGCATATGGAATGACGTCCACTGTGATTTATTCATAATAACAAATGAATCAGTTATTGATTgaggataatttttttttttttaccttggtGGTTCCCTGGAGCTGGTAGGTGCCCCTCCTGGGGACTCTCGAGGGCTAAACCGGCCTGGTTGAGTGGGGGAACGCCCCCCACCAAGGCACCCGTGGAGGCTGAAGGCAAGTCGGCTGAAGTGGTGGggtgggaggaggaagagggggtgGTCAGACCATGCGGGGATGGGAGGGGCTTGTACAGGTTGGGGGTGAcagctggagaggagacaggacCTGGGGGAGGACAGTGAAAGTTAGAAAGTGTTTTTGTTGATGATAAGTTATTTTTTACTGCAGGAACAAGATGTGACCGGTGATGAAACTGTCTGGGAGGGATGTCAGGATGGCACTGTAAGTACCTAGTAAGTGGTTTTTGGAGAAGGCTATTCCAGTTTAACATAAGGCCATTTTCCACTGAGAGAACttgaaaacattgttttgtgttctgaGTGGAGGAACCACCCCGTTGAACCTCTTTCTGAGCTGTTTTTGGGGGTGAAAAAACTACCTATTCTACGAGGATACTGACAAATTGGTGTGTAGGGTTCAacactgattggttaaactcttAAACTGTTCTGCCCTCTCAATGTCTGTGTCCATTAGCAGCGTTCTCCCTCACAACAGCATGTGCTAACATATCAAACCTCtattgttctgtttcctacaTGATCAAAGAGGTGGAATTAAGTCCTGTAAatactgttttttgttgttttggcgaACTATGAGGTAATGTCAAACCAAAGCTGTTGGATCATAAACAGAAAGACTAAAAGGGCCAGAAACTAAAGTGTGAAGTCCAGTAGTACCTCCTCGATAGACCAGCAGAACCACCTCTCCTTGTTTGGTGTGTTCCTGCAGAACTCTCTGGACCTGAGGAAGGAAACAAACTGATGGTTATTGTTTTTAACAGAGGTTCTTTAGTGTCCAGTTTTGAGGGGCTGCTGTTTATGTTGTGTCTATTTATTGTGTTTAGTAAAATGTGATGTGGACATCAATAAATTCATATACTTAAATATTGACGGCTGCTTTGTGGTACCATGGAAATGGACAAAATCTCAATCATTTCCCACTAAAAATATCCCAAACTTTTCAACTTGGAAGAGTGTACTGTTCACATATTTATGGAGCTACCGTGACCCTGGCTGGATGTTGGATAAGTAATAATCGTTCACCTGGGAGAAGCTGAGGCTCTGTACGTCTGCTCCGTTGATTTTCACAATAGCATCTCCTGTCTGCAACGAGGGGCACTGCCTCCGATCCCAAACCCGTCTCACCACCGCATGCTGACCTCCTTGTCCTCCTGCTGTCACGCTGAACCCCAGTCCTCCGCCCTCGTTGCGCCCGAGGGCCACCGGCACAAGCTCTCCGCTGAGGCCCGCCCCGGGCGACCCAGCCCCAAGGGGCAGCACCAGTCCTGGGTTTCCCCTTGAGGCTGGGGAGGGCGGTTGGTGATTGGCTGGACAACCATTAAAGCCACAGGGAGGGATGTTTCTAGGAGGGGTCAGGGCAAGGGAGGTCTGGGGCATCGGTGGGCGCTGCACAGGAGGTCCAGTaggtgtggaggaggaggatgggttgttgttgatggtgttGGAGGGGCTGGTGGAGTTCTGGAGGAGGCCCGTCTCAGGCTGAGAGAGGGGCAGTTTGGACAAAGTGTGGGAGGATGAGGACGTGTTGGGGAGTGTGGAGGAGAACATAGGAAGTATGGATGTGGACAGGTCGCTCTCCGAGGACTTGGAGCTCTgatggtggaggagggaggaggaggagaaggtgggGAGAGTGCTGCTGTTGTAGCGACTCAGAGACGACCTGTGAGGAGGCgggaagacagaaaacaaaattcaaCAGATCAGCAAGAGTACGGCTGAGATTACTGCTAAAGAAGTTCCTGTTCTACCTAAGGATCCACTGGAGAATCCAGAGTCTAAATAAGATTACAGGAGGTAGTTTTACCTCCAAGTAGCTGGGAGTACTTCTACTTTAAGGGTAAGGAGTCTTTCCTGAGGGCTGACGATGTTTACAGGTTCCTGTTCTACCTGATCCACCAGAGGAAGCAGGATCAAAGTTCAGTTACAGGAGATAGATTTACGCCCAAACAGTTCCTGCTGCGGAGGCAGTACTATCTGGAGATTCATAAACTTTACCCAGACATCAAGAATCTTTTGAAGTTCCTGTTTTACTCGAGGTTCCACTGGAGGAACTAGACTCTAAATGAAGTCCAAGCAGTTCCTGTTCAGGAGGCAGTATTTTCCCTAGCGTCACGAACCTTGCCTGGGGACTAAGGACATCTagaggtcatttttttgttataaaCAAGGGTCCGCAGGAGGAACCAGACTCTAAATGAAATCCAAACAGTTCCTGCTTAGGAGATTGCACTATCTGAAGGGTCAGGAATTTGCCTGAGGACTGAGGACCTTTAGAGGTCTTTGGTCTGTTCATCCTGAGGTTCCACCAAAGGAGGTCTAaatctgtgaaggaaaaattccTCACTTTCTCATGACTGAGGTGGTTCTAGTTTATGACAGCCTAAATGCTGAGTCATCCCAAATGGTCACCCTTGACTCATGGTTCTCCTAGATAGAGGATACAAACTTGCGTATGCTCTCTCTGTCCCCTAATATgaccctgagacagacagacgcttgGTAAACATAACATAGGGATAAAAGACCAACTATCTGGCTGACGACGTCAGAACAACAAGATTATATTGTGTTCCTGTTCAGATGGATCCTGAACTAACAGTCCTGCCTCCACATTTAGAGTATTACATAAACATGGCACGCCTTCCAAACGGTATAAGTACCCAAGACCAGAGAgactcctcagaactgatgctgccagtgctcacGTCACTGTGTTACTCGCtgtatcatttctcctgaaTTCAGTAAAGCTTATCCTCAacataagccatctgagtctccaaaGTGTCCCTGAGTTTGCCTCCTGATTCCTCTTTCGACATCGCAGAATTCCCTAACAAAATCAAGTTCCAGGAGAGGGTTTTACCCCCAAACACTTCAGATGGTAGTACCATCTGGAAATGTGAGGAACTTTTCACAGGCGCTACGGACCTTTGGTGACTTCAGTTTTATCTGAGATTCCAGGGTACAATCTGGGCTCTAAATGAAGTCCAACCAGTTTCTCCGTCAGGAGGTAGTACTTTCTGAAGGGTATGGAACTTTCCCTGGGATTGATGGACCTGTTCTTTCTGAGGTTTCACTGAAGAAACTAGACTCTAAATGAAGTCTAAACAGTTCTGGCATGGGAGGCAGTACTGTCTAGGTTATACTGTCTGAAGGGTCAGGAACTTTTGGTGCTGGGTGTACAGCACGGAACTGGTTAGGTTAtcttgtgtttttcatgcattttacaGCTGCCAATTTTCAAAAACACGCAAACAAGACAACATCTTACAACATCAAATGTTTGTATTTACAAAtgcaaaactgaatttttttttttaaatcaggcaAAAAAAGTAGAGAACAGCAGTGGTTCTAAATAAATACTCTAAGGAACATATTAtcaactgtgtttatttttcaaaacctCAAAAACTGTTCCCCATCAGTCAGCCTGAGTGACCCTCAGTACGTACGACCACTGCTATCATGCTAACACTGCTAATGCTAGCGCTTACCTTCGAGTTCCAGCATTGGACAGGCCACCGTCAGAGTCACTGTGATTGGGCGGCGTCCTCTCTGGAGGGGGTGGTGGGCCTAGCGGGGGGTCGGAAGATGTTGGGGTGGGCGGGCCTGCCAGTCCGTTTGTCATTGGCTGAGCGGAGTAGGAAGGAGGGGTTTGTGCCGGTCCTGGATTTAAGAATGAAGGAGACAGTAGACTGGTGTCAGAATGAAATACGTATGACAGGTAAGCTAATTTTGTGGAGTTGCGTGGTTGCTCTGACCTGGCGTGCTGCCATTGGAGTCCAGCGTACGGCTGTAGGTGAGGTGGGTCAAACCTCGGTTCAGGTTGGACGGTTCGCTGGGAGTCTGTGGCTGTTGAAGGAGTGTCAGATAGGAAGTTAGAGAAAAAAGTTCAAGGTATAATGTGTCGGGATTACAAGCATGTAGGCGAAACTACGGTGGTCATACttcaatgtgaaaatacaaaagtCCCTCTATAGTGTTTGGCTTTGAGTAGGAAGATGGTGAGCTGCTCTCATTTTAAGTTAGAATAAACACTACGATCTGCAGTTAAAGATGGTTATACTGTAATCCTAACACATTTCATGAATACTATATTCCATTTAAGCAGTGACGTGTCTAATGCTCTGCTCTTAATGCATGCTGTATGAACGTCAAGACAATTAGCATTAAACCTCTCATCACAGTTCTATAAAAGTCTTCACATTTACGGCTTCACAACTGACTATGATTGCgtcactttttaaaatggaaagttCAGCTACGAGCACACCCAGCACCACCGCGATCAACTTTTAGGTCCACATACCCACCTACTGCACCAATCTATGTCCAGAAAAAGACGTTAGTTTGTCATATTGTGCATTATGCTGTACAAAACCTGGGTATTATTGAACCTGTACAAAACCTAAATATTACTGCACCAACATgtcaaaacctggatattattGAACTAggatgtcattttgtgtctctttgtggttgttttctgtctctttagttgttttgtgtctttttagttttgtgtctctttgtggttgttttgtgtctttgtagttgttttgtgtctctttgtggttgttttgtgtctatttgtggttgttttgtgtctctttagtcgttttgtgtctttttgtggttgttttgtgtctatttgtggttgttttgtgtctatttgtggttgttttgtgtgtatttatggttgttttgtgtctctttagtcgttttgtgtctcttcgtggttgttttgtgtctatttgtggttgttttgtgtctatttgtggttgttttgtgtctctgtagttgttttgtgtgtatttatggttgttttgtgtctctttagtcattttgtgtctcttcatggttgttttgtgtctatttgtggttgttttgtgtctctttgtggttgttttgtgtctctgtagttgttttgtgtgtatttgtggttgttttgtgtctatttgtggttgttttgtgtctatttttctttgtaaattcttgtccaaaaagccaaatgaaactgaCCCCGATTCAGAGCTCAGAAgtgataaaagaagaaaacgtCCAACAGGGGAGAGCGTTTTTTATAGACTCTGTAGGTGTGGTGGTGTGTTACAGGGAATCAGGGAATCGTACCGTCTCCAGACTCTGCTTCGGACAGCCGTCGGGGTTGTAGAGCATCGGGTATCCTCTCCTCAGCACCACGTCCACGCTCTGACCCATCGGCACCGACTTCAGCATCTCCACCACCTCTTTGTGGGAGCGACCCAGCACACAGGAGTCGTTGATGTAGACCAGGATGTCGGCTGCAGGAACAAACACAACTCAGGTTAATGTCTCACAGCGTGTGCATTCATTACTACATCTCATACAAACATGCAAATTGACAGTTTCCTGGCTCAGGTTGTTTCATTTCCATATTTTCCTGCTGATCCTCGGAGCATGTGATCCGTCCGACAGATTAAAGAGTGTGTTTGTGCGGATTAGTGGTAGATCATGAGATTGTTGAGAGAAATAAAGAGCTGAGAACCAGACTGGACTGTAATCCCgcacacagagagagacggagTATGTATTTAAAGCTGGAATCTTTTTAAGTTTAAATATAGTGATTTTCCTGCCTGCTCTGGCAGCTTATGGAATCCATCTATTTCACAAACATGAGAAATACTCAGTAACTATGTCACAGCTTCATGGActtaaaattaagaaaacaacTCATAAGGTTCACTGAACGTATAAAACACAAGCACTGAGTTAGGAAGCGATGCATCAGAAGAATGAATTTGTTTCTGTGAACCAGACTCCATTCAAAAAAGGTTACATTTTAGGCTTCAACAGAGCAGGCAGTCTTctgtagcagtagtagtagtagtagtactaggaGTAGTATACTTGTTTTGAGTACAAGCAAACCTCTAGGTGtggcagtagtagtagtagtaggaggaggaggaggaggagtagtaATACTTGTTTTGAGTACAAGTAAACCTCCAGGTGTGACagcagtggtagtagtagtaatagtactagTAGTCGTAGTCGTAGTAACACTTGTTTTGAGTACAAGCTAACCTCCAGGTGTGGCAGTAGttgtagcagtagtagtagtagtagtagtagtagtgataATGGTAGTGGTAGTGGTAGGAGCAGGATTAATAGCAGTAATTGTAGTAGAAAATCTATTGAGAGCAGGTGGTCCTCCCAGTGtggtagtattagtagtagtagtagtggtaatATTTTATGTAGTACCTGTATTCAGAGCAGGTGGTCCTCCAGGTGTAACACTGTAAACCTGCAGGAACTCTCGGGGTCGACTTCCTCCGACGATGTTGAAGCCGAAACCTCGAGGTCCTTTAGAGAGACGGGTGTGGATGGAATAACCCTTCAGCTGGCTGGGCTGCTCCGTGAACTCTGGGACTGAGGACAGAACCGGGACAGAACCGGGTCAGAACAGTGTCAGAACTAGGTTAGAACCAGGAGAGAACCAGGACAGAACAAGGACAGACAGAGGACAGAACTAGGACAGAACCAGGTCAcaaccaggacagaaccaggacagaaccaggacAGACAGACGACAGAACCAGGACCGAACTGGGTTAGAACTAGGTTAGAAC
The nucleotide sequence above comes from Amphiprion ocellaris isolate individual 3 ecotype Okinawa chromosome 8, ASM2253959v1, whole genome shotgun sequence. Encoded proteins:
- the magixa gene encoding membrane-associated guanylate kinase, WW and PDZ domain-containing protein 3 isoform X3 produces the protein MSKATVKKLHWRSKVQESFVPLGGAGSGELGLAIGGGADYGEFPFVTAAPGGGATVSDIILEIGGTPVLGMTLGDVRGVLNSCPHPIRIKTVSPGSSLCKDLRLYLSKCFTPGSMDSQLQQLIRENLYLRAVPCTTRQPRDGEISGVDYNFVSIEEFFSLEESGALLESGKFKGNYYGTPRPVHIGPESPPITYQEHRNLLRNFRTRSKSLSNLEKAVEEGDNSEEDSGLSGSAGAPPTTLPLSQSWESAAGSREGMENGVRGRGGGGGGGPLPENWELAFSDSGEPYYIDHTSKTTSWLDPRAQNKESTSCTELPEFTEQPSQLKGYSIHTRLSKGPRGFGFNIVGGSRPREFLQVYSVTPGGPPALNTADILVYINDSCVLGRSHKEVVEMLKSVPMGQSVDVVLRRGYPMLYNPDGCPKQSLETPQTPSEPSNLNRGLTHLTYSRTLDSNGSTPGPAQTPPSYSAQPMTNGLAGPPTPTSSDPPLGPPPPPERTPPNHSDSDGGLSNAGTRRSSLSRYNSSTLPTFSSSSLLHHQSSKSSESDLSTSILPMFSSTLPNTSSSSHTLSKLPLSQPETGLLQNSTSPSNTINNNPSSSSTPTGPPVQRPPMPQTSLALTPPRNIPPCGFNGCPANHQPPSPASRGNPGLVLPLGAGSPGAGLSGELVPVALGRNEGGGLGFSVTAGGQGGQHAVVRRVWDRRQCPSLQTGDAIVKINGADVQSLSFSQVQRVLQEHTKQGEVVLLVYRGGPVSSPAVTPNLYKPLPSPHGLTTPSSSSHPTTSADLPSASTGALVGGVPPLNQAGLALESPQEGHLPAPGNHQGAPPAQSPNGPPASALIQSTSFLDSVPVTLTLEPRDLLGVEESAGGPPSARGGGALGAIAKDGRGGGGAKMMEVELRRRPGEGFGFVIASQEVSGAPSLMSHRFVTVRRGSPAARSGQIQPGDQLEAVEGRPVGGLQHRDLAQILRRAGNTLRLSITPRHHSSSLSEGADLDIDGRIIKGSRRSKDESRFYSVDLERGPTGFGFSLRGGSEYNMGLYVLGLMDGGPAQRSNKIQVSDQLVEINGDSTAGMTHSQAVEQIRRGGHRIHLVLKKGNGYVPDYVELSSLSLCMTNSKQGEPCFYVIGRTENSRP